The Synchiropus splendidus isolate RoL2022-P1 chromosome 11, RoL_Sspl_1.0, whole genome shotgun sequence genome contains a region encoding:
- the cnot6a gene encoding CCR4-NOT transcription complex subunit 6a has protein sequence MPKEKYDPPDPRRMYTIMSSEEAANGKKSYWAELEISGRVRSLSTALWSLTHLTALHLSDNSLSRIPPDIAKLHNLVYLDLSSNKIRSLPAELGNMVSLRELLLNNNQLRVLPFELGKLFQLQTLGLKGNPLAQEIMSLYQEPDGTRRLLNYLLDNLAGAIKRIPTEQPPARSWISISEPDRARPSALFSVMCYNVLCDKYATRQLYGYCPSWALNWEYRKKSIMQEIMGCNADIISLQEVETEQYYNFFLPELKEQGYDGFFSPKSRARTMSESDRKHVDGCAIFYKTDKFSAVQKHTVEFNQLAMANSEGSEAMLNRVMTKDNIGVAVLLEVRKEMMEASSGKSLHGFEKQLLLVANAHMHWDPEYSDVKLVQTMMFLSEVKSIVDKATRSLKLSSVSGETNAIPLVLCADLNSLPDSGVVEYLSSGGVDCTHKDFKELRYSDSLTKFNCNGKNSTSNGRITHGFKLKSAYENGLMPYTNYTFDFKGVIDYIFYSKPHLNVLGILGPLDPHWLVENNVSGCPHPHIPSDHFSLFAQLELLLPNVPQQVNGLHLPARR, from the exons GACGTGTAAGGAGTCTCAGCACGGCCCTTTGGTCTCTCACCCACCTCACTGCCCTGCACCTCAGTGACAACTCTTTGTCACGTATCCCGCCAGACATTGCCAAACTACACAACTTGGTGTACCTGGATCTCTCATCCAATAAGATCAGGAGTCTGCCGGCAGAGCTCGGCAACATGGTGTCTCTCAG ggaactgcttttaaataataacCAGTTGCGGGTTCTGCCATTTGAGTTGGGAAAACTGTTTCAGTTACAAACACTGGGCTTAAAAG gaAACCCACTTGCACAAGAAATTATGAGCCTCTACCAGGAACCTGATGGCACGCGAAGACTGCTCAACTACTTGTTAGACAATCTGGCAGGAGCTATCAAACGCA taCCAACAGAGCAGCCTCCAGCCCGCTCTTGGATTTCTATCTCGGAACCAGACAGAGCACGGCCTTCAG ccctctTCTCAGTAATGTGCTACAATGTGCTGTGCGATAAATACGCCACGCGGCAGCTCTACGGCTACTGTCCTTCTTGGGCTCTGAACTGGGAATACAGGAAGAAGTCAATCATGCAGGAGATCATGGGCTGCAATGCTGATATCATCAGTCTGCAG GAAGTTGAGACGGAGCAGTACTACAATTTCTTCTTGCCCGAGCTAAAAGAGCAGGGCTACGACGGGTTCTTCAGTCCAAAGTCTCGAGCTCGGACAATGTCTGAGTCCGACCGCAAGCATGTGGATGGTTGTGCAATTTTCTACAAAACAGACAA GTTCAGTGCAGTGCAGAAGCATACAGTGGAGTTCAATCAGCTGGCCATGGCGAACTCTGAAGGCTCCGAGGCCATGCTGAACAGGGTGATGACCAAGGACAACATCGGTGTGGCCGTGCTGCTTGAGGTTCGCAAAGAAATGATGGAAGCCTCCT CTGGAAAATCACTGCATGGTTTTGAGAAGCAGCTACTGCTGGTGGCTAACGCCCACATGCACTGGGACCCAGAATACTCTGACGTCAAGCTGGTCCAGACCATGATGTTCCTGTCAGAGGTGAAGAGCATAGTCGACAAGGCCACACGCAGCCTCAAGTTATCCTCCGTCTCGGGTGAAACCAACGCCATTCCACTTGTCCTGTGTGCTGATCTCAATTCTTTGCCTGACTCTG GCGTGGTGGAGTACTTGAGTAGTGGTGGAGTGGACTGCACTCACAAGGACTTCAAGGAGCTCCGCTACAGCGACAGTCTGACCAAATTCAACTGCAATGGCAAGAACAGCACGTCCAATGGCAGGATCACTCATGGCTTCAAGCTGAAAAGCGCGTATGAGAATGGCCTGATGCCTTACACCAACTACACCTTCGACTTCAAG GGTGTCATCGACTACATTTTCTACTCCAAGCCTCACCTGAACGTGCTGGGTATCCTGGGCCCTCTGGACCCCCACTGGCTCGTAGAGAACAATGTCAGCGGCTGCCCTCACCCCCACATCCCCTCCGACCACTTCTCCCTCTTTGCACAGCTGGAGCTGCTCCTGCCTAACGTGCCCCAACAGGTCAACGGGCTCCACCTGCCTG